Genomic segment of Myxococcus stipitatus:
TTCGAAGTCACGGGGCCCTTCCGCTGAACGGGCGCGGGAGGGCGCGCCTTGACGGGGGAGAGGGGCTCAAGCACAACGAGGTGCATGTCCACCGCACCGCTTCCCCGCTTCACGCCTCGCCGTGCCCTGGGACGCACCGGCTTCATCGCCACGCCGGTGGGGATTGGAGACATCGCGGACCGCGCGGTGCCTCGGGCCTCGCTGGTCGCCACGCTGCGCCGCGCGCTGGACGCGGGGCTCAATGTCATCGACACCGCGCCTGCCTATGAAGAGGGCTTGAGCGAGGAGGTGGTGGGCGAGGCGCTGCGCGGCCGGCGCGAGGGGGTCTTCCTCATCGACAAGGTGGATGAGCTCGACGCGCCGGTGGCGCCGCAGGTGGAGGCGAGCCTGCGCCGGCTGGGGCACGACACGGTGGACCTGTTCGCCTTCCATGGCGTGTCGGAGCTGTCCACGTGGGACGCGCTGGCCGCGCCGGGAGGAGGACTGGAGCAGCTGGGCGCCTGCGTGCGCGCGGGGCAGGCGCGCTTCCGAGGCATCTCCAGCCATCACCCGGAGGTGCTGCTCGCCGCGGTGAGCTCCGGGTGGTGCGACGTGGTGATGTTCCCGCTGGGGCCCTTCGTGGACATGCGCTACGTGAGGGACGTGCTGCCGCTGGCGCGCTCGCGCGGCGTGGGCGTGGTGTCCTTCAAGACGTTCGGCGCGGGCAAGCTCCTGGGCGACACGGAGGGCTATGGTCGGCCGCTGGAGACGCGGCCTCCGGGGGCCGCCCCGCTGCCGCGCCTGGGCGTGGAGGAGTGCGTGCGCTACACGCTGACGCTGGACCCGGATGTCATGCTGATGGGGATGAGCCACCCCGACGAGCAGGACGCGGCGCTGCACGCGGCCCATGCGTGGCGTCCGCTGGCGTCGGAGGAGCTGGCCCAGGTGCGCGAGCGCGCGCGGGCCGCCATCCAGGGAAAGGGCAAGGTGTGGTGGGACCCTCCGGAGGTGTCCCCCGCGGGTGGAGGTCGTCGCGGTCCCACGTCCTGAGTCATTTCGTACAAACATGCGTCGCGGTGCTCGCGCGAAGCACTCAACGTCTGGCGGGTCTGGCATTGGACAGTCACCCTGTCCATCGAGGGGGGCGGCATTGTTGTGGCGTCCCGGACGTCCTTTGCTCAGGTCCCCATGATGCGCGGCGCATTTCTCCCTTCATGGGTCGCATCCATGTCCGCCGAGCCACCGTCTCTCGTTGAAACATCTCACGGTATGAACGGGCCTCGCCCTCGCGCGGATGATGGGTCCGCCGAGGCCGCGCGCCTGATGTTCTTGTCTCGCGCGGGGGAGTTGATGGGTGCGTCGCTGGAGTGGCGCACGGTGTTGCAGCGGTTGGCGGAGCTGGCCGTGCCCGTGCTGGCGGACTGGTGCGCGGTGGACATCCTCTCCGACGTGGGGAGTGTCGAGCGCGTGGCCGCCGCGCACCGGGAGCCGGAGAAGGTGTCCCTGGTGCATGAGCTGTCACGTGTGTCGCCGGTGGACTGGAGCGCGTCCGGAGGTATCGCCGAGGCGCTGCGCACCGGACGCCCGGTGCCCATGCCCCCGGAGCGCGAGGGCGCGCCGTCGGACGTGATTCAGCGGCTCGGGTTCCAGTCGGGCTTCGTGTTCCCGTTGCTCGCGCGAGGCCGCGTGCTGGGGGCCCTGTCGCTGATGCGAGGCGAGGCCGGGGCGTGCTTCGGCGACACGGACCTGGAGGTGGCGCTGGAGCTGGCCCGCCGCGCCAGCCTGTCCATGGACAACGCGCTCCTCTACGAGGAGGCGCGCACCGCGCAGGCGTATTCGGAGCGGCTGCAGAACGTGACGGCGGCCCTGTGCCGCGCCGCCACCGCGGAGGAGGTGGCGCGGGTGGTGGTGCATGACGGGTTGCAGGCGATGGGCGCGGCGCGCGGCTCGGTCGCGGAGCTGTCCTCGGATGGCTGTCTGCACCTGCTGTCGTGCTTCGGCTACCTGAGCGAGTGGATGAACGCCTTCGAGGGGCGCAACATCCAGGGCGTCCCGGTGCTGGTGCGCACGGCGGAGCGGCGCGAGGCGCACTGGTTCCAGCGGCTGGAGGACCTGTTGCCCATGGCGGGCATCGCGGTGAACGACCTCCTGCTGATGGGCGAGGGCGCGCGCGCGGTCCTTCCCCTGGTGACGGACCAGGGCGTGCTGGGCTTCGTGGGGCTCGCCTGGAGCGCGCCTCGGGTCTTCACGCCGCAGGAGAAGGCCTTCCTGGAGGCGCTGGCGCAGCAGTGCTCCCAGGCGTTGGAGCGCGCGGCGCTGTACGGGACGCTGCGCGAGCGCGGCGAGCGGCTGCACCACGCGCTCCAGATGGGAAAGGAAGCCGAGGAGCGGCTGTTCTTCCTGCTCGAGGCGAGCCGCGCGCTGGCGGAGCACCTGGACGACGTGGAGTGGACGCTGGAGCACGTGGCGCGGGTGGCCGCGAGCAGCGTCGCGTCCAGCTGCCTGGTGGAGCTGGTGGGGCCGGATGGCTCGCTGCGGTGCGTGGCGTCCGCGCACCAGGAGCCCTCGCGCGATGCGTCCGTGCTCCAGGCGCTGGGAGGCGAGGGCGCGCTGTCGCTGTCCCGCGAGTGCTTCCTCACGGGCGAGCCGCGCTTCGTGCCGGACGTGGACGCGGCGCTGTGCGAGCGGATGGCCGCGAGCGATGGACACCGCTCGCTGCTGGAGGCGCTGCGGCCCGCGTCGCTGCTGGCGGTGCCGGTGCGCACGCGCGGGCGGACATTGGGCGTCATCACGCTGGGCACCTCCTTGCCGCAGCGTCCGCTGGCCATGTCGGACGTGGCGATGATGGAGGAGCTGGCGCGGCGCGTGGCGGTGGCGCTGGAGAACGCGTCGCTGTATCGCGACGCGCAGGCGGCGGTGCGGCTGCGCGACGAGTTCCTGTCCGTGGCGAGCCATGAATTGAAGACACCGCTGACCAGTCTCAAGCTGCAACACGGCCTCATCGACCGCGCGCTGGGGCCGGAGTCTCGCGCGCGAGTCGTCCCCCGCTTGTCGACGGCGATGCGACAGGTGCAGCGGCTGGCCTCGCTGGTGGACCACCTCCTGGATGTGAGCCGTGTCTCACTGGGGCGGCTGACCCTGGAGCCCACGGAGGTGGACCTGGGGCAGGCGGTGCGCGACGCGGTGGAGCGGATGGAGGAGGTCTTCACCGTGGCCGGGTGCGTGGTGCGCGTGGACATCCCGGAGCCCCTGCTGGGCCGCTGGGACGCGCTGCGGTTGGACCAGGTGCTGGTCAACCTCCTCACCAACGCGGCCAAGTACGGCGCGGGGCGCCCGGTGCAGATCTCCGCGACGGAGATCGACCCGGAGCTGGTCCAGCTGTCCGTGCGCGACGAGGGCATCGGCATCGCCGCCACGGACCTGCCGCGTCTGTTCGGCCGCTTCGAGCGCGCGGTGTCGGAGCGCCACTACGGTGGACTGGGCCTGGGGCTCTACATCAGCCGTCAGATCGTCGAGGCCATGGGTGGCCGCATCGATGTGCAGAGCCGCGAAGGTGAGGGCTCTGTCTTCACCGTGCACCTGCCACGCGCGCCCACGTGAGGAATGTTTTCATCACGCTGTCGCATCCTGGCTCACGCTGACTCACTCCGTTGAGAGGGGTCCACGCATCGTGAATCCGGTGGCCGAGATTCGGGGGCACGGGTCTTCCTCACGAGGTGGTATGCCTCGCGTGGCGCTCGACGCCCGTCGGACATCTGGACCTGGAGAACGTGCATGCGAAGTCGTGGCGACATGATGAAGTCTTCTCTCTTGGTGGCCCTGTGTGTGTTGCTCGCGAGCGGCTGCGGTGGTGCTCCGACGGCGGACGGTGAGCACGGTGGAGATCCGCAGGCGGGTGGTCTCGAGGGCTCGCCCGGCGTCGAGGGAAGCGAAGAGCCGACGAGCGGCGAGGGCCAGGGCCAGGGTCAGGGCCGCGACAAGGTCACCATCTGCCACATTCCCCCGGGCAATCCCGCCAACGCGCACACCATCACCGTGGGCGCCCCGGCCGTGAAGGCCCACCTCAAGCATGGCGACACGCTGGGCGCGTGTGGCTCCTCGCAGGATGGCGGCAGCGCGCCGGACGCGGGCACGGAGCCGGATGCCGGTGGCGAGCCGGATGCCGGTGGTGAGCCCGACGCGGGCACCCCGCCGGATGCGGGCACCAGCCAGGACGCGGGCAGCCCGACGGACGCCGGCGTGTGCCTGCCCATCGACGCCGACTGCGGCCCGTCCTCGGTGTGCTGCCAGGGCCTGAGCTGCTCCGCCGCGGGCATCTGCGAGCCCATCATCGGCTGAGCCCCCGGGGGTCCCCAGCCCCCTGCTGTTTCAGAGGCCGTCCCGCTCATCTGGCCGAGCGGGGCGGCCTCTTTGCGTTGCCGCGGAACGCGCCCGCGTCGGAGGGCCGCTCAAGAAACCCCACCTCGCGCGTCTTGTCTCCAGGCCACGCAGGCACGGGGATTGCCTGGAACGTCTCAAGGAAAACAAGAGAACGCAAAACAGAGAAGTGGAATCCCCGTAAGTGCGCCGTGAAATGCGAGGCAGGCGGTAAAGTTTTCAACCGAATGGCTGTAGTTTCTATCGTGAGAGAGGGGGAGACTTTCAGCCACGTGGGAGATGTCTTCCCACAACGGTACGGAACCTGAGGTTCTACGCCACCTTCCCCGCGTCACCCCGGTGCCAGCATGGCTGAATGCAGGTGGCACACGGCTCGCAAAGCAACGACGTCGTCCCGCAGTCCCCGTCCAGTCGCCCCCGCTCATTTCCCGTGTACGTCCAGAACGTCACCTGCTCCTGCATCCCCCCGCACTCCGACCCGAATGAGTGCCCGACCTGGGTGCGTCCTCATCATCGGAACACGCCCGCCGAGGCGAGCACGATGCTGTACGCGGGGACGCCTCCGCCGATGATGTTGCTGGAGCCCACGCCCGTTCCTTCTCCGCTGGGGACGTCGCTGGTGGGCAAGCAGCTGGGGCACTTCAAGCTGCTGAAGGAGCTGGGGCGCGGTGGCATGGGCACGGTGATGCTGGCCGAGCACGCGCTCATCCAGAAGCGCGTCGCCATCAAGATTCTGCACTCGCACCTGGCGCAGGACCCGGACCTCGTCGCGCGCTTCCTCTCGGAGGCCCGGACGCTGACGGTGGTGCAGCACGAGAACGTCGTCGCGCTCTACGACCTGGACACGCGCGACGGGTGTCCCTACCTGGTGATGGAGTACCTGGAGGGGCAGAGCCTGGCCACCTTCGCCAAGGGGCCGCTGGCGCCGGCGCTGGTGGTGGACCTGCTCTCGCAGGTGTGTGACGCGCTGGGCGCCGCGCACGCGCACGGCATCGTCCACCGCGACCTGAAGCCGGCCAACGTCTTCCTGGTGCCCGGCCCCCAGGGCCGTCATCGCGTGAAGCTGCTGGACTTCGGCATCGCCAAGCTCCTGTCGCGGCCCGCGGGGCTGCACACCACGGAAGTGGGCGTGCTGTTGGGGACGCCGGAGTTCATGGCGCCCGAGCAGTGCGGCGAGGACGTGGTGGATGCGCGCACGGACCTCTACGCGGTGGGCGTGCTGGGCTACTTCCTGCTCACCGGCCGCGTGCCCTTCACGGGGCGCTCCGCGGCGGAGGTGCTCATCGGTCACCTCCAGAAGTCGGTGGTGCCGCCGCACGAGGTGCAGCCAGGGGTGCCCGCGGCGCTGTCCCGCGTGCTCCTGCGCGCGCTCGCCAAGCGCCCCGCGGACCGCTTCGCCCAGGCGTCGGACCTGCGCGCGGCGCTGGCCACCGCGCTGGAGCCGGAGCCGGAACCCGTGGCCTCGCCGCCGCCGGGCTTCACGGCGCGCGTCCGGGTGGCGGGCGCGCCGCACTCGCACGAGCTGCGCTGTGAGTGGGTGGGCCGCGCGGGGCTCTTCCTCCACACGGACACGCTGCCGCCGCCGCTGCTCTCCGACGTGGGCCTCCTCTTGAAGCTGCCGGGCGGGGAGCTGGCCTGCACCGGGCAGGTGGTGCGCCACGTGACGGAGGAGCAGGCGAAGGCGTGGCGCATGTCCCCGGGCTTCGGCGTGCAGCTGCGCGACACCTCGCCGGCCTTCCATGACGCGCTGGCGCGGCTGAAGTCGGGCGCGCGGCTGGAGCCGCCCACGCCGCCGCCGTCCTCCCTGCGCGAGGACTCGGTGGCGGAGCGCGTGCTGCTGGGCTTCCGGGCCCGGCTCGCGGGAGACCACTACGCCGTGCTGGAGGTGCCCCGGGACGCGACGGCGGAGACGCTGCGCGCGGGCGGGCACCGGGCTCGCGCGGCGCTGGAGCCGCTCAAGTCGCGCAGCCTCTCCCAGAGTCAGCGCGCCCTGCTGGAGCGGGCGGAGGAGCGGGTGACCTCCGCGCTGCACGTGCTGGGGCAGGTGGAGCGGCGCGCGGAGTACGACGCGGGCCTGGGCAACGTGGAGGGGGTGGAGCGCTGCCTCGCCGCGGGGCTCACCGTCACCGCGCTGGAGAACTGCCGCCGCCGCTTCCTCGCGGAGAACCCCGGGCGGGATGGCCGCGCGGTGGTGCAGCGGCTGTCGGGGGATGCGCTCGCCTCGGTGGGACGGCTCGAGGAGGCGCTCGCCGCCTACGAGCAGGCGGTGCGGATGGACCCGCTGGATTTGGAGGGGCTCAAGCGCTGGCGCTCGCTCCGGGTTCGCATCCGCAACACGCTCACCCCCCGCTAGTCGGGGGCGGGCGGCCAGGCTTTGGCGCGACGGACGGTCGTTCCTTGCGTCCCAGGGGTGGCTCCTCGTTAATCCACCCGGACCCCATGGCTTCCGACTCCGACGACTCGCTTCCGCCTTCAGGCCGCTTCACGCGATTCCGCAAGCTGGCCGGCCTCTCCATGCAGGTGGGCACGGACGTGCTCAAGAGCGGGGCGAAGCGCCTGACGGGCGGCTCGTCGGAGATGCTCAGCAAGGGGGCCGCGGAGAAGCTGGTCTCCACCCTGGGCGAGCTCAAGGGCGCGGCGATGAAGCTGGGGCAGGTCCTCTCCATGGACCCGGACCTGGTCACCCCCGAGGTGCGGCAGGTGCTGGCGCGGCTGCAGAACCAGGCGCCCTCCATGTCCTATGAGCGCGTGGCCAGCGTGGTGCGCCAGGAGCTGGGCGCGCCCCCGGAGGAGGTCTTCCGCGAGTTCAGCCGCCAGCCCATGGCCGCCGCGTCGCTGGGCCAGGTCCACTCCGCCGTGCTCCACGACGGCGGCGGCGCGGCGGTGAAGGTGCAGTACCCCGGCATCGCCGAGTCCCTCTCGCACGACATGGAGAACCTGGGCCTCGTCGTGAAGACGGTGTCCAAGGCCTCGCGGCTGATGGATGGCTCGGCGTACTTCCAGGAGTTCCGGGACGAGCTGCTGCTGGAGCTGGACTACCGCCGCGAGGCGGCGCTGGCGGAGGAGTTCTCGCGCGCGGTGAGCCCGCTGGAGGACCTGTGCGTGCCGGCCATCCGCTCCCAGTGGAGCACCGGGCGCGTGCTGACGATGGAGCTCCTGCCGGGCCTGCCGCTCAAGGACTGGGTGACGACGCAGCCGTCCAATGAGGAGCGCTTCCGCGTGGCGCGCCAGCTCATCCGCGCGACGTACGGGCCCTTCTTCGGCGCGGAGCGGATTCACGCGGACCCGCACCCGGGCAACTTCATGGTGATGCCGGACGGGCGGCTGGGGGTGCTCGACTTCGGCTCCATCAAGCGCTTCAGCCCGCGCTTCGTGGAGGCCAACCGGCGCATGCTCCTGCAGGCCCTGCGGATGGAGTCCATGGACGTGCTGGGGCTGAGCCTGGAGGCGGGCTTCACCGTGGAGCTGCCGGGCGCGGAGGCCGCGGAGCTCATCCGCGAGGTGCTCCACATCGCCGGCAGGCCCATGCGCCAGTCGCCGTACGACTACGCCACCTGCGAAATCCCCCGGGACATGCGCAACCACTTCAGCCGCAACGCGGCGCGCTTCCTCAAGGTGAAGCCTCCGCCAGAGGCGGTGATGTTCTTCCGCGCGACGGGCGGCCTGGCGCAGAACCTGCGACTCATCGGCGCCCGTGGAGACTTCCGGGGCGTCTACCTGGAGATGGCGGAGCGCTTCGGCTGAGCGCTCACGGCGCGGAGGAGGCGAGGGTGCCCCGCGCCTTCGCGTGGATGGCGTGGAGCTTCTTGGCCAGGTCCTCGCCCTGGGTGCTCTTGGTGATGTAGCCGTCCGCGCCGGACTCCTTCGCCAGCCGGCGCAGCGTGGACTCGTCCGAGGCGGAGAAGAGCACGAAGAGCGTGCCAGGGGGCGCCTGGTTGCGAGCCAGCGTCAGCACCTTGTCCCCGGTGAGCGCGGGGATGTTCACGTCCAGCAGCACCAGGTCCGGGAGCGTCGAACGCACGAGGTTCGACACGCCCAACGAGGAGCGGTGCGTCCGCACATCGAAGCCGTACGTCGACAACGAGCGCTCGGCCAGGGTCAGCTGCTCCTGGTCGTCGTCCACCACCAGCACGCGGATCTTCATCTCCGACATGACTCCTCCCCCAAAGGGAGCGCGGACTGAGTGCCGCGGCCCACCGGAAGTCGCCACCGGGCCGGGTGGCCTACGAATTATCACCTAGGCACAGGCTTGCTGTCGCCACCTGTTGTCAGGGCAGGGCCCGGGCCTGGCGTGAGGCATTGGCCCATAGCGGGCCGTCAGGGTGCTTGTCCACCCGCCCCATCCCCTGGGGACGGCGTGGGTTCTCAACTTGAACGGTACTCGGTCGAAGGGACCCGGGGGGACAGCTTCCCGGGCAGCAGGGGGAAGGTGAGGGTGAAGATGGCGCCCCCTTCGGGGCGGTTGGCGGCGACCAGTGTGCCGCGCGCGCGGCTCACCACGTCGTGGGCCATGGACAGGCCCAGGCCCGTGCCGTGGCGCCCCTTGGTGGTGAAGAAGGGCTGGAAGATGGAGTGGAGGTTCTCCTCGGGGATGCCCGTGCCCTCGTCCTCCACGGTGATGACGGCCTGGCCCGACAGGCGCCGGCCCTTCACGCGCACGGTGCCGCCGTGGGGCATGGCGTCGCGCGCGTTGCGCAGCAGGTTGAGGAAGACGCAGCGCAGGTCCGCCGACGAGCTCTCCACCAGCGGCAGCCGAGGCACGTCCACCTCCAGGCGCAAGCTGAGCCCCTCCTTCGCCGCGCGGCTCTCCAGCTCCCCCCGTGCAATCTCCACCGCGTCGTTCACCACCTCCGCCAGCTGCACCGGCTCCATGGGGGACTCCGGCTGCTGCCGCGCGTAGTCCCGGAGGCGCGACAGCCGCGTGCTCGCGTCCGCGACGATGCGCAGCAGCGTGTCCACGTGCGCGGGAGGCTCCGGCATCCGGGCCTTGGCGCTGTTCATCTGGAGCAGCTCCAGGCGCAGCTTCATCGCGACCAGGAGGCTGCTCAGGTCATGTGCGATTCCAGACGCCTGCTCACTCAAGGTGCGCAGGTGCTCGCGCTCCGCCAGCGCGCGGCGCTCCTTCGCGAGGGACTCCTCCGTGAGGGACTCCTCCGTGATGTCCCGCGCGAGCACCAGCACCACCGGCGGGGTGAGTCCCGGGCTCACCCGCCGCACCCGCATCTCCAGGCGCTGGTGGCCTCCCGCATAGGTGTAGCGGGCGGTGTGCTCGCCGTCGTCGTCCAGGTGCTCCAGCGCGCGCGCCTCGGCGGCCGCGGCGCTGCGCAGGGTGAGCAGCTCCGGGCCGGACTCGTGGCCAGTGTCCGCCAGGTGACGCCAGGGCCCCCGTGCCAGCGTCAGGGATTGCCAGCGATGGTTGACCAGCAACACCTCGTCACCGCGCAGCACCGCGAGCGCGCCCGCCAGCCCCTCCAGTGCCCAGGTATGGCGGGCGGGCTCGCGGGGTTCATGCAGGAAGTCCGGCCCATGTGTCTTCCTCACCTTCTCGAGGATGGCCTTGAGCTCATTCTCAGACGAAGAATCGGGTGACATGACTTGAGCAGTAACCCAGGCCGCGAGACGCGGCAAGCGCGGGGCCCTCGGGAGAGGACAGGGAGCCCGCAAAGGTGTTGTGTTGTGTGGACCGCGTGTCCTTTCCCCGCGGCACGGAGTCTGGATGTCTGAGCTACGCACGGCGGCCCGGCATGGATTCATCCCAGCTTTGAACATTCCCTGAATACGGTTTGAACATCGCCTGATGAACACGTGAGAGCCGGTGCCGCTCGTCACGGTGAATCGCTAGGGCTTTGATTGCATCTGGAGTGATGATGACGACAGACATTTCCAATGAGCGAATCCGAGTGGCCCTCCTGGAGGACCAGCAGGTCTTCAGGGAGAGTCTGGTGTTGGTCCTGGAGAACGCGGGGATGGATGTGGTGGCGCGCTGCTCGCAGACGCCTCCCTTCCTGGCGCGGGTGCGGGAGCACATGCCACACGTCGCCGTGCTGGACTTGAGGCTGGTGCCTCCGGACCAGGATGGGACGGAGACGGGGCTGACGGTGCTGCAGTGCCTGCACGACTTCTACCCGTCGGTGAAGGCCCTGGTGTTGTCGAGTCATCACGAGCAGGACGTGGTGGAGCAATGTCTCCACGCGGGCGCGGCGGGCTACCTGTGGAAACACAACGTGGGCTGCGCGGACGTCGTGGAGGCCGTCACCCGGGTGGCGCGGGGCGAGCGGCTGATGCCCACCGGACTGTCCTGGGGGCCGTCCGTGCCGGGGTTCCTGCCGCAGGAGGAGGTTCCCCTGGGCGGCGTGGAGCTGGGGCTGCTCACGCCTCGCGAGCGCGAGGTGCTGGGGTACGTGGCGGCGGGCGCGGACAACCTCAAGATCGCCGCGTGCCTGAGCATCACCGAGCGCACGGTGAAGGCGCACATCACCAGCATCTACAAGAAGCTGGGCTCGGAGAACCGCACGCAGCTGGCTGTCCTGGCGTGCCAGCTGGGCGTTCACCGCCCGGCAGGCGTGTGAGACTCCAGGGTCGGCACTTGCAGGCAATGGGAAGGAATTGGCGGGCGTGGCAGGGTGTGAAAGCCCGTGGCGCTCCTCCCCTCCCCCCGCGCCAGGGGCGTGACGTGACAGAACTCCGGCGGGCCAGGGCAGTGACACGCAGCGCCTGCCCTGGCCCGTTGCTGTTCGTGAGCGGCGTCAGGGCTTGACGGCCGTCACCAGCTCGAAGGGCCCACCGCCGAGGACGCGCGTCTGCTCGAAGCCCGCCTCGTCGAGCATCCGCTGGTAGAGCTCCACCTCGCGCAGCCGGCTGACGCACGAGTCCACGCCGATGAGGAAGTACGTCCAGAAGAACTGCGCGGCCAGCCGCTCCTGCGTCCGGAACTCCTCGCAGATGATGACGCGCCCGCCCGACGGCAGCGCGGCCCACGCGGACTTGAGCAGGTGCAGCGCCGTCTGCGCGGACCAGTCGTGCAGCACGCGCACGAACATCAGCACGTCATAGCCACCGGGCAGCGGCTCCTGGAGGAAGTCCCCGGGCACGAAGCCCAGCCGGGAGGGCCCCAGGTCGAAGCGCTCCCGCGTGCGCTCCACCAGGGGCTGGGTGGCCGGCAGGTTGTAGACGTCCACGCGCGCGGTGGGGTGCTCTCGCGTCAGGTGCGCCGCGAGGCTGCCATCCCCGCCGCCCACGTCGAGCACGCGCATGCCGTCGCGCCACAGGTGCCGGGCGTGCTGCCGCAGCGACTCCAGGATGGGCGGCAGCCCCACGGCCATGCTGGTCTCGAAGCCCTCCAGCTGCTCGGGCGTGCGCAGGGGCCAGTCGAAGTCGTCCGGGGAGATGGAGTGCTGGCCGCGCAGCACCTCGGGCAGGCGCCCGTGCAGCTTGCGCCAGGCGAACTTCTCCCGGTCTCGCTCCCGAGACTGCGGCCCGACGACGGCCTGGGCCGCCTCGCGCAGGCCCGGCACCGCGCGGTAGCGCGCCGACGCGAGCGCGTCCGTGTCCTGCTCGCGCTTCACCAGCCCCAGGCTCTCCAGGCAGTCCAGCAGCTTGTAGAGCCGGCCTGGCACCAGCGAGTGCTTCGCGGACAGCTCCGCGAGCGTGATGGGGGAGGGGCCCTCCAGCGAGTCGAGCAGCCCCAGCTGGAGCGACGCCTCCACCACGTCCACCGCCTTCGCGCCATTGTATAGCAGGTGCAACAGCGCGCGCGGCGACTGAGTCACGAGTCGCCCCTCGGCGCGGAGGTCAGTCCCGCGTGCATGGGGCAGGCGCCGCCAACGATGGGCGTGGCGTAGGCGCCCATGGCGCCCTCCATGCAACCCTCGCGGCTGGCGCCCGGGGCATGGCCGCCCTCGCGCCGCCAGCTGGCGGTCAGCTCCACGCGCGCGTCCCAGAGGCTGCGGAACAAGGGCAGCGTCATGCGCCCCGCCAGCACCTGCGTGGGCAGGCCGTCCAGCGCCTTCACGGAGCGGTCCACGCCGATGGTGCGCCGCACCAGCTGGAAGTGCGCGTGCAGCCAGCCCTGGAACGCCTCGTCGACATCCAGCAGCTGCTCGCACAGGCGCTTCAAGTCATCCGGCCCGCCCCGGTAGATGCCGAGCACCGTCTGGCCGCGCCGCGCGAGCAGCCGCTCGAACGCCAGCGCCAGGCCCTCCGCCGCCTTGCGGAACATGTTGTAACCCGGTGACTCCTGTCCGGAGCCATTGCCCAGGCTGCGGCGGATGACCTGATAGGTGTCGGGCGTCATCGTCTCCAGCACGCCCAGCTCGGTGGACAGGCCGCGGACGATGCGCACCACGCGCTCCAGCCGCGCGGACGCCGCCCACAGCGCGTCCCGGTCCAGCTCCGCCACGAGCTCGACGGTCTCCCGCGAGGCCAGCTTCAGCCACAGCTCCTGCGCCTGATGCACCACCTGGAACATCAGCTCGTCGTGGGCGACGCGCTCGCCCTCTCCCGACTG
This window contains:
- a CDS encoding protein kinase domain-containing protein encodes the protein MRPHHRNTPAEASTMLYAGTPPPMMLLEPTPVPSPLGTSLVGKQLGHFKLLKELGRGGMGTVMLAEHALIQKRVAIKILHSHLAQDPDLVARFLSEARTLTVVQHENVVALYDLDTRDGCPYLVMEYLEGQSLATFAKGPLAPALVVDLLSQVCDALGAAHAHGIVHRDLKPANVFLVPGPQGRHRVKLLDFGIAKLLSRPAGLHTTEVGVLLGTPEFMAPEQCGEDVVDARTDLYAVGVLGYFLLTGRVPFTGRSAAEVLIGHLQKSVVPPHEVQPGVPAALSRVLLRALAKRPADRFAQASDLRAALATALEPEPEPVASPPPGFTARVRVAGAPHSHELRCEWVGRAGLFLHTDTLPPPLLSDVGLLLKLPGGELACTGQVVRHVTEEQAKAWRMSPGFGVQLRDTSPAFHDALARLKSGARLEPPTPPPSSLREDSVAERVLLGFRARLAGDHYAVLEVPRDATAETLRAGGHRARAALEPLKSRSLSQSQRALLERAEERVTSALHVLGQVERRAEYDAGLGNVEGVERCLAAGLTVTALENCRRRFLAENPGRDGRAVVQRLSGDALASVGRLEEALAAYEQAVRMDPLDLEGLKRWRSLRVRIRNTLTPR
- a CDS encoding response regulator, producing MSEMKIRVLVVDDDQEQLTLAERSLSTYGFDVRTHRSSLGVSNLVRSTLPDLVLLDVNIPALTGDKVLTLARNQAPPGTLFVLFSASDESTLRRLAKESGADGYITKSTQGEDLAKKLHAIHAKARGTLASSAP
- a CDS encoding AarF/ABC1/UbiB kinase family protein, with protein sequence MASDSDDSLPPSGRFTRFRKLAGLSMQVGTDVLKSGAKRLTGGSSEMLSKGAAEKLVSTLGELKGAAMKLGQVLSMDPDLVTPEVRQVLARLQNQAPSMSYERVASVVRQELGAPPEEVFREFSRQPMAAASLGQVHSAVLHDGGGAAVKVQYPGIAESLSHDMENLGLVVKTVSKASRLMDGSAYFQEFRDELLLELDYRREAALAEEFSRAVSPLEDLCVPAIRSQWSTGRVLTMELLPGLPLKDWVTTQPSNEERFRVARQLIRATYGPFFGAERIHADPHPGNFMVMPDGRLGVLDFGSIKRFSPRFVEANRRMLLQALRMESMDVLGLSLEAGFTVELPGAEAAELIREVLHIAGRPMRQSPYDYATCEIPRDMRNHFSRNAARFLKVKPPPEAVMFFRATGGLAQNLRLIGARGDFRGVYLEMAERFG
- a CDS encoding HAMP domain-containing sensor histidine kinase, whose protein sequence is MSPDSSSENELKAILEKVRKTHGPDFLHEPREPARHTWALEGLAGALAVLRGDEVLLVNHRWQSLTLARGPWRHLADTGHESGPELLTLRSAAAAEARALEHLDDDGEHTARYTYAGGHQRLEMRVRRVSPGLTPPVVLVLARDITEESLTEESLAKERRALAEREHLRTLSEQASGIAHDLSSLLVAMKLRLELLQMNSAKARMPEPPAHVDTLLRIVADASTRLSRLRDYARQQPESPMEPVQLAEVVNDAVEIARGELESRAAKEGLSLRLEVDVPRLPLVESSSADLRCVFLNLLRNARDAMPHGGTVRVKGRRLSGQAVITVEDEGTGIPEENLHSIFQPFFTTKGRHGTGLGLSMAHDVVSRARGTLVAANRPEGGAIFTLTFPLLPGKLSPRVPSTEYRSS
- a CDS encoding aldo/keto reductase codes for the protein MSTAPLPRFTPRRALGRTGFIATPVGIGDIADRAVPRASLVATLRRALDAGLNVIDTAPAYEEGLSEEVVGEALRGRREGVFLIDKVDELDAPVAPQVEASLRRLGHDTVDLFAFHGVSELSTWDALAAPGGGLEQLGACVRAGQARFRGISSHHPEVLLAAVSSGWCDVVMFPLGPFVDMRYVRDVLPLARSRGVGVVSFKTFGAGKLLGDTEGYGRPLETRPPGAAPLPRLGVEECVRYTLTLDPDVMLMGMSHPDEQDAALHAAHAWRPLASEELAQVRERARAAIQGKGKVWWDPPEVSPAGGGRRGPTS
- a CDS encoding sensor histidine kinase, which encodes MNGPRPRADDGSAEAARLMFLSRAGELMGASLEWRTVLQRLAELAVPVLADWCAVDILSDVGSVERVAAAHREPEKVSLVHELSRVSPVDWSASGGIAEALRTGRPVPMPPEREGAPSDVIQRLGFQSGFVFPLLARGRVLGALSLMRGEAGACFGDTDLEVALELARRASLSMDNALLYEEARTAQAYSERLQNVTAALCRAATAEEVARVVVHDGLQAMGAARGSVAELSSDGCLHLLSCFGYLSEWMNAFEGRNIQGVPVLVRTAERREAHWFQRLEDLLPMAGIAVNDLLLMGEGARAVLPLVTDQGVLGFVGLAWSAPRVFTPQEKAFLEALAQQCSQALERAALYGTLRERGERLHHALQMGKEAEERLFFLLEASRALAEHLDDVEWTLEHVARVAASSVASSCLVELVGPDGSLRCVASAHQEPSRDASVLQALGGEGALSLSRECFLTGEPRFVPDVDAALCERMAASDGHRSLLEALRPASLLAVPVRTRGRTLGVITLGTSLPQRPLAMSDVAMMEELARRVAVALENASLYRDAQAAVRLRDEFLSVASHELKTPLTSLKLQHGLIDRALGPESRARVVPRLSTAMRQVQRLASLVDHLLDVSRVSLGRLTLEPTEVDLGQAVRDAVERMEEVFTVAGCVVRVDIPEPLLGRWDALRLDQVLVNLLTNAAKYGAGRPVQISATEIDPELVQLSVRDEGIGIAATDLPRLFGRFERAVSERHYGGLGLGLYISRQIVEAMGGRIDVQSREGEGSVFTVHLPRAPT